A DNA window from Methylobacterium sp. NMS14P contains the following coding sequences:
- a CDS encoding phosphatase PAP2 family protein has translation MRPRITGAGRRSRTACLAALVVFALPAALPAVAGTLHSTYIDPEALALHRVLPPPPEAGSEAARADLLAVEAAVGARTPDDERRITANRPCTLDRFTEVLGPALTARAMPVTAALIERVFQDGELFVLAAKTAIARPRPYTLEPDLATFGHRSDSTSYPSGHATFGYLAATVLAQLVPANRAALFAFAAGYGADRMIAGTHSPSDLEAGRIAAAVIAEALLRDPRFQRELDRARAEVSAAGGDSAR, from the coding sequence ATGAGGCCTCGGATCACCGGCGCGGGGCGCCGCTCGCGGACTGCCTGCCTCGCCGCTCTCGTCGTGTTCGCGCTTCCGGCCGCCCTCCCGGCCGTCGCCGGCACGCTGCACAGCACCTACATCGATCCGGAGGCCCTGGCGCTGCATCGGGTCCTGCCGCCGCCGCCCGAGGCGGGCTCCGAGGCGGCACGGGCGGACCTTCTGGCCGTCGAGGCCGCCGTCGGTGCCCGCACGCCCGACGATGAGCGCCGCATCACCGCGAACCGGCCGTGCACGCTCGACCGCTTCACCGAGGTTCTGGGACCGGCCTTGACCGCGCGGGCGATGCCCGTCACCGCCGCGCTGATCGAGCGCGTGTTCCAGGACGGCGAGCTGTTCGTGCTCGCCGCCAAGACCGCCATCGCCCGGCCGCGCCCCTACACCCTCGAGCCCGATCTCGCGACGTTCGGACACCGTTCCGACAGCACCTCCTACCCGAGCGGCCACGCGACCTTCGGCTACCTCGCGGCGACGGTGCTGGCGCAGCTCGTTCCCGCCAATCGCGCGGCTCTGTTCGCGTTCGCGGCCGGCTACGGCGCCGACCGGATGATCGCCGGGACCCACTCCCCGTCCGACCTCGAGGCCGGGCGGATCGCCGCGGCCGTCATCGCGGAGGCGCTGCTGCGCGATCCCCGCTTCCAGCGGGAGCTCGATCGAGCCAGGGCCGAGGTCTCGGCGGCCGGCGGCGACTCGGCGCGATGA
- a CDS encoding MFS transporter yields the protein MAGKGADRSTQAIGARGATEPAPRGPSVARALDLLTLLLIDVNGAIKPYLNVYLYVHRGWDDGAVGLVGTVSGIVGIAAQTPIGTAIDVVGDKRRILLWALVNLSLATVLLAVAPHFWFVLAASCVLAAVGGMLNPAIATLILGLFPSGKLPRRFGCNAALERTGNVAIAGLIGLVGWLFPDRAVFLLVPACAAVSAASLYAIPRRAIDGQRARGEGEADAAPRRWRTLLTCRPPMVFAACVMLFHFANAPLLTLVAQEIGRTRPDWSSVIVSVCIIGAQAVMVPMGLLVGRRAERWGRKPMLVIGIAALPARALLDLVWRDSFWLIAVQCLDGVGAGQLSAVKPLVMADITRGTGRYNAAHGLIGTIEGAGAALSFVIAGSLVQAAGFDAAYLACAPEAPRGGPSAWLRGLLPGGVSRGA from the coding sequence TTGGCTGGGAAGGGAGCCGACCGGTCGACGCAGGCCATCGGCGCGCGAGGGGCGACGGAGCCGGCCCCGCGGGGCCCGTCAGTCGCCCGAGCCCTCGATCTGCTCACGCTCCTGCTGATCGACGTCAACGGGGCGATCAAGCCCTACCTGAACGTGTACCTCTACGTGCATCGCGGCTGGGACGACGGCGCGGTCGGGCTGGTCGGCACGGTGTCGGGGATCGTCGGCATCGCGGCGCAGACGCCGATCGGGACCGCCATCGACGTTGTGGGCGACAAGCGGCGGATCCTGCTCTGGGCGCTCGTGAACCTGTCGCTGGCCACCGTGCTCCTCGCCGTGGCGCCGCACTTCTGGTTCGTCCTCGCCGCCTCCTGCGTCCTCGCCGCGGTCGGCGGGATGCTCAACCCGGCGATCGCGACGCTGATCCTCGGGCTGTTCCCGTCCGGTAAGCTTCCCCGGCGGTTCGGCTGCAACGCCGCCCTCGAGCGGACCGGGAACGTGGCGATCGCCGGACTGATCGGCCTCGTGGGCTGGCTCTTCCCGGACCGCGCCGTCTTCCTCCTCGTCCCGGCTTGCGCGGCCGTCTCCGCCGCGTCGCTCTACGCCATCCCCCGCCGGGCGATCGACGGGCAGCGGGCCCGCGGCGAAGGCGAGGCGGACGCGGCGCCGAGGCGCTGGCGGACGCTGCTGACCTGCCGCCCGCCGATGGTCTTCGCGGCCTGCGTGATGCTGTTCCACTTCGCCAACGCGCCGCTGCTGACCCTGGTCGCGCAGGAGATCGGCCGGACCCGGCCGGACTGGTCGTCCGTCATCGTCTCCGTCTGCATCATCGGCGCGCAGGCGGTGATGGTGCCGATGGGCCTCCTCGTCGGTCGCCGGGCCGAGCGCTGGGGCCGCAAGCCGATGCTGGTGATCGGCATCGCCGCCCTGCCCGCGCGGGCCCTGCTCGATCTCGTCTGGCGCGACTCGTTCTGGCTGATCGCCGTCCAGTGCCTCGACGGCGTCGGCGCCGGTCAGCTCAGCGCGGTCAAACCCCTGGTGATGGCCGACATCACCCGCGGGACCGGCCGCTACAATGCCGCCCACGGCCTGATCGGGACCATCGAGGGTGCCGGCGCGGCCCTGTCGTTCGTGATCGCCGGGAGTCTGGTCCAGGCGGCCGGATTCGACGCGGCCTACCTCGCCTGCGCCCCCGAGGCGCCGCGCGGCGGTCCGAGCGCGTGGCTGCGAGGGCTGCTGCCCGGGGGTGTGTCGCGAGGCGCGTAG